The Lasioglossum baleicum unplaced genomic scaffold, iyLasBale1 scaffold0021, whole genome shotgun sequence genome contains a region encoding:
- the Vha55 gene encoding V-type proton ATPase subunit Vha55: protein MYSKTIGDRQASQEHVLAVSRDFVAQPRLTYKTVSGVNGPLVILDEVKFPKFAEIVQLKLADGSMRSGQVLEVSGSKAVVQVFEGTSGIDAKNTHCEFTGDILRTPVSEDMLGRVFNGSGKPIDKGPPILAEDFLDIEGQPINPWSRIYPEEMIQTGISAIDVMNSIARGQKIPIFSAAGLPHNEIAAQICRQAGLVKVPGKSVLDSHEDNFAIVFAAMGVNMETARFFKQDFEENGSMENVCLFLNLANDPTIERIITPRLALTAAEFLAYQCEKHVLVILTDMSSYAEALREVSAAREEVPGRRGFPGYMYTDLATIYERAGRVEGRNGSITQIPILTMPNDDITHPIPDLTGYITEGQIYVDRQLHNRQIYPPVNVLPSLSRLMKSAIGEGMTRKDHSDVSNQLYACYAIGKDVQAMKAVVGEEALTPDDLLYLEFLSKFEKNFISQGSYENRTVFESLDIGWQLLRIFPKEMLKRIPASTLAEFYPRDSRH from the exons ATGTATTCGAAAACCATCGGAGATCGCCAAGCCAGTCAGGAACATGTTTTGGCTGTTTCGAGGGACTTTGTCGCACAACCACGACTCA CGTACAAAACTGTGTCGGGTGTGAACGGACCCCTGGTTATATTGGACGAAGTCAAGTTtccaaaattcgcggaaatcgtCCAATTGAAGCTTGCCGATGGATCTATGAGATCCGGTCAGGTTTTAGAAGTATCTGGTTCGAAGGCGGTGGTTCAGGTGTTTGAAGGTACTTCTGGTATCGATGCGAAAAACACTCATTGCGAATTCACCGGCGACATTCTTCGGACACCGGTGTCCGAGGATATGTTGGGCCGTGTTTTCAACGGATCCggaaagccgatcgacaaaggACCCCCGATTCTCGCGGAGGACTTCTTAGACATTGAGGGTCAACCGATCAATCCCTGGTCACGTATTTATCCCGAAGAAATGATTCAGACGGGTATCTCTGCTATCGATGTTATGAATTCTATTGCTCGTGGTCAGAAGATACCTATTTTCTCGGCAGCTGGTTTGCCCCACAACGAG ATTGCCGCACAAATTTGTCGTCAAGCTGGCCTTGTCAAGGTCCCTGGAAAATCAGTCTTGGATTCTCACGAGGACAACTTTGCCATTGTATTCGCGGCCATGGGTGTAAATATGGAAACCGCTCGTTTCTTCAAACAAGATTTCGAAGAGAATGGTTCTATGGAGAACGTGTGCTTATTCTTGAATTTGGCCAACGATCCTACCATCGAAAGAATTATCACTCCGCGTCTTGCTTTGACCGCAGCCGAATTCTTAGCTTACCAATGCGAGAAACACGTTTTAGTTATACTTACCGATATGTCCTCTTACGCCGAGGCTCTTCGTGAAGTATCAGCCGCTCGAGAAGAAGTACCGGGCCGACGTGGTTTCCCTGGTTACATGTACACCGATTTAGCTACGATATACGAACGAGCTGGCCGAGTAGAAGGCCGTAACGGTTCCATCACTCAAATCCCAATTTTAACTATGCCGAACGACGATATCACTCACCCTATTCCCGATTTAACTGGATACATTACCGAGGGACAAATCTACGTTGATCGTCAGCTCCACAACAGACAAATTTATCCACCTGTTAACGTACTTCCATCTTTATCTCGTTTAATGAAGTCTGCCATCGGTGAGGGCATGACCAGGAAAGATCACTCCGATGTATCCAATCAATTG tACGCCTGCTACGCTATCGGAAAAGATGTACAAGCTATGAAAGCTGTGGTCGGTGAAGAAGCTTTGACACCCGACGATCTATTGTACCTGGAATTCCTCTCGAAATTCGAAAAGAACTTTATTTCTCAGGGCAGCTACGAGAATCGTACCGTCTTCGAATCACTAGACATCGGTTGGCAATTGCTGCGTATCTTCCCCAAAGAGATGCTCAAGCGAATCCCAGCCAGCACTCTCGCAGAATTTTATCCAAGAGATTCCcgccattaa
- the Rlip gene encoding ral interacting protein, with protein MDFESPDVEKEFPGLYASESAKKSNESDFSDEGGHEKHSKKELLGGKRKEKKDRKDRGYATLEGESSPDEEQETKSPSKSKKTKAFKFPSKKEKREKSREKEGKEKDAEKEKDKKKKDKDEKDVDKEKRKEKEKDKAKQKLKDRKKGKHTGEECLDIGEEQPIFGVSLHLAVERSRCHDGIELPLVVRDCIDFVEENGMNVEGLYKVPGVKSKVQYLKKLYNNREHVNMSEFEPTVATSLLILFLRELPEPVLENSETISRFEQAASTKDVAQREAQLIQLTQQLPECNKVLLAWVILHLDHVTAREKTTKMNAQTISMTLSPVLQMSHRLLLALLFHCKALFPNVLLTKYVPPLSSGSVNLPDTVETIAAELSKQESLLSQIHMQMNAGFVTKSREEQLWEVQRMITQLKRKYKTVQKMEGAAQKSLDEEVKSTDENIVESTVQKVKVEEEDSAHLKSEIQTTSVSTLKKINKVHTSEDGKEPISTNSNQSERSSQTNDKDIVDSAEPSTLVSQSSEQNSTAASKTNESTSTVEPEPENVIDKLRESLIYEELLNMQALLKSRINQERNEIKQLTEMLSERGPEKKKPEKPGRVHSPNEAEWTAMVQLDKENQLLEKKMTTLIRSIIEEKDACIELRVQLAVQQLTAKT; from the exons AAAGATCGAAAAGATCGTGGATATGCCACATTAGAGGGTGAAAGTTCCCCCGACGAGGAGCAAGAAACAAA AAGTCCGTCAAAGTCGAAAAAGACCAAAGCTTTCAAGTTTCCTTCAAAGAAGGAGAAACGAGAGAAGTCTAGAGAGAAAGAGGGTAAAGAGAAAGAtgcggagaaagagaaagacaaaaagaagaaagacaagGATGAAAAGGATGTAGATAAAGAGAAACGcaaggagaaggagaaggacaAGGCTAAACAGAAACTAAAAGACCGTAAGAAAGGGAAGCATACCGGAGAAGAGTGTCTAGACATTGGAG AAGAGCAACCGATATTCGGGGTGAGCTTGCATTTAGCAGTAGAACGAAGTCGTTGTCATGACGGCATTGAACTGCCCTTGGTTGTAAGAGACTGTATCGACTTTGTGGAAGAAAATGGCATGAATGTGGAGGGTTTGTACAAAGTTCCAGGGGTGAAGTCGAAAGTTCAATATTTGAAAAAGTTGTACAACAACAGGGAACATGTGAATATGTCCGAGTTTGAACCAACAGTAGCTACAAGCCTGTTGATATTATTTCTGAG GGAGTTGCCAGAACCTGTATTGGAGAACAGCGAGACGATTTCTAGGTTCGAGCAAGCAGCATCCACTAAAGATGTTGCGCAAAGAGAAGCACAATTGATACAGCTCACTCAACAGCTTCCAGAATGCAACAAGGTTCTTCTTGCGTGGGTCATATTGCACTTGGATCATGTCACAGCGCGA GAGAAAACGACAAAAATGAATGCCCAAACAATCTCGATGACATTGAGTCCTGTCTTACAAATGAGTCATAGATTGTTACTAGCTCTGTTATTTCATTGCAAAGCTCTCTTTCCAAATGTACTGTTAACAAAGTATGTCCCACCGCTCTCGTCTGGCAGTGTCAATCTGCCAGACACCGTGGAAACGATCGCTGCTGAACTGTCCAAGCAAGAATCGTTACTGTCACAAATACATATGCAAATGAATGCAGGCTTTGTTACCAAGTCCCGCGAGGAACAATTGTGGGAAGTGCAACGTATGATAACGCAACTGAAG agaaaatataaaacagttcagaAAATGGAAGGTGCCGCGCAGAAAAGCTTAGACGAGGAAGTCAAGTCGACCGATGAGAATATAGTAGAATCAACGGTGCAGAAAGTTAAAGTCGAGGAAGAAGATTCGGCCCACCTGAAATCTGAAATTCAGACAACGTCTGTCTCGACGTTAAAGAAGATTAACAAAGTTCACACCTCGGAAGACGGTAAGGAACCAATAAGTACGAATAGTAATCAAAGTGAAAGAAGTAGTCAAACCAACGATAAAGATATCGTTGATTCTGCTGAGCCGTCTACGCTTGTGTCGCAATCCAGTGAACAAAACAGTACTGCAGCGTCCAAGACAAATGAGAGCA CTTCAACCGTAGAACCAGAACCAGAGAATGTTATAGATAAGTTAAGGGAAAGCTTAATTTATGAAGAATTATTAAACATGCAGGCGTTACTAAAGTCACGAATAAATCAAGAGAGGAATGAAATCAAACAATTAACGGAAATGTTGTCAGAAAGAGGTCCCGAGAAGAAGAAACCGGAAAAACCAGGAAGAGTACATTCGCCGAATGAAGCTGAATGGACAGCCATGGTTCAATTAGATAAAGAAAATCAGTTATTGGAG AAAAAAATGACCACTTTAATCCGCAGTATCATTGAAGAAAAGGATGCTTGCATCGAACTCCGTGTCCAATTAGCAGTACAACAATTAACAGCCAAAACTTGA